From Spirochaeta isovalerica, the proteins below share one genomic window:
- a CDS encoding tetratricopeptide repeat protein — protein sequence MKKHLFILVFLILGQISFAVDLSNPHIAESERLISLQKYETAFQYLTTNESGISHSDLVVQKVKILLNYFVHSTMHQMFALKDIPEGESVYDYRGREGRYQYVMYKPDEALLSALESDSSNGELYFWLGQFYYEVLEKYNGQWLLGNDKLQSKIIENYELANLNNFSDKILFSNLGQIQLQIESYEKAIENLRKALDYEKDNPGYNHNLAVAYLNTGEMAKALPYAEKALNSYSDTYYKSDSCYLAGIIAINLQDFDKSISYMEKGKALEPDQYRFYDKLIDLYLYKKNFAEAKENSRYFFELYPTNPSVMGSIVNYYNGYKALNEARILIDELLALTEEPEARGNLYYHKALVSDAMGDHQEALAQLKQAEEMFREVYEDDHQVFQAIGNLIDQIK from the coding sequence ATGAAAAAACATCTCTTTATATTAGTTTTTCTTATTCTCGGACAGATTTCTTTCGCTGTTGATTTATCAAACCCCCATATTGCGGAAAGCGAGCGATTGATCAGTCTGCAGAAATATGAAACAGCTTTTCAATACCTGACGACGAATGAGAGCGGTATATCCCATTCTGATCTTGTCGTTCAGAAAGTGAAAATCCTCTTAAACTATTTTGTACACAGCACGATGCACCAGATGTTTGCCTTGAAAGACATTCCCGAGGGGGAAAGCGTATACGATTACAGAGGCAGGGAAGGCCGTTACCAGTACGTCATGTACAAACCCGATGAAGCTCTGTTAAGCGCTCTGGAATCAGATAGTTCCAATGGAGAACTCTATTTCTGGTTGGGCCAGTTTTATTATGAAGTCCTGGAAAAATACAATGGGCAATGGCTTCTCGGCAATGACAAGCTGCAATCAAAAATCATAGAAAACTACGAACTGGCAAATCTCAATAATTTTTCCGACAAAATTCTTTTCAGCAATTTAGGGCAGATACAGCTTCAGATAGAATCCTATGAGAAAGCCATAGAGAACCTGAGAAAGGCCCTGGACTATGAAAAAGATAATCCCGGATATAACCACAATCTGGCTGTCGCTTATTTAAATACGGGAGAAATGGCGAAAGCTCTGCCCTATGCTGAAAAAGCCCTTAACTCTTATTCAGATACATACTATAAATCCGATTCCTGCTATTTAGCCGGAATTATTGCCATAAACCTCCAGGACTTCGATAAGAGCATCAGTTATATGGAAAAAGGTAAGGCGCTGGAACCGGACCAATACAGATTCTATGATAAGCTTATAGATTTGTACCTATATAAAAAGAACTTCGCCGAAGCGAAAGAAAACTCCAGATACTTTTTCGAACTCTACCCGACAAATCCTTCGGTCATGGGTAGTATTGTCAATTATTACAATGGTTACAAAGCTCTGAACGAGGCCAGGATTTTAATCGATGAACTTTTAGCCTTGACCGAAGAACCGGAAGCGCGGGGGAATTTGTATTATCATAAAGCTCTGGTCTCAGACGCCATGGGAGATCATCAGGAGGCTCTTGCTCAATTAAAACAGGCGGAAGAAATGTTTCGTGAAGTATATGAGGATGATCATCAGGTTTTTCAGGCAATTGGAAATCTCATTGACCAGATTAAATAA
- a CDS encoding HAD-IIA family hydrolase, which yields MKKLLIDLDGTILEGPAPINDAREFFEKAEKLEIDFLIMTNSVKSPLLIKKRLSDAGLAVPMPSIINPIIAINSYLRRKGFGTAYIVGSGQEMEQVCIPHNEEYPEIVLLLDFEKENLSYSDLQNIFLFQQKGVPLITASASPYYLSGERKQLDTGAFVSLFETAGNTKIEVFGKPSLSYYTEALEILDAPPEDVIVIGDDWKTDIQGAENSGCHAFLARSGKYQPGDESHVPGIGVIDSLMEVFQYLD from the coding sequence ATGAAAAAGCTTCTCATTGACCTGGATGGAACTATTCTCGAAGGGCCCGCACCGATTAATGATGCCCGGGAATTCTTTGAGAAGGCGGAAAAACTGGAAATTGATTTTCTGATCATGACCAATTCCGTCAAATCTCCACTTCTCATAAAAAAACGTCTTTCCGATGCCGGTCTGGCCGTTCCGATGCCCTCAATCATCAATCCCATAATCGCCATAAATTCCTACCTGAGGCGAAAAGGATTCGGGACTGCCTATATCGTTGGAAGCGGGCAGGAAATGGAACAGGTCTGCATTCCTCACAATGAGGAATATCCGGAAATTGTTCTACTGCTGGATTTCGAAAAAGAGAACCTGTCCTATTCGGATCTGCAAAATATATTTCTCTTTCAACAGAAGGGAGTTCCCCTTATTACAGCTTCCGCATCCCCTTACTATCTGTCGGGAGAGAGAAAGCAGCTGGATACGGGAGCTTTCGTAAGTCTTTTTGAAACAGCCGGAAATACAAAAATAGAAGTATTCGGCAAACCGTCCTTATCCTATTATACCGAAGCGCTGGAGATTCTCGACGCTCCCCCGGAAGATGTTATCGTCATAGGAGATGACTGGAAAACAGATATTCAGGGTGCAGAAAATTCCGGTTGCCATGCCTTCCTGGCAAGATCGGGAAAATATCAACCGGGAGATGAAAGCCATGTCCCCGGTATCGGGGTTATAGATTCCCTGATGGAAGTATTTCAATATCTGGACTGA
- a CDS encoding GNAT family N-acetyltransferase yields MIRTACKDDASRIAEIHIFGWRSAYRGIIPDSYLFSEISVNGRFSSFNDSNEHEKDDLYVCEEDNIIKGFMKSGMCRNEDKLDAYELWGLYVEPLMKREGVGSQLLRHCEKVALEKGCRENVLWVLEDNASTRQFYKKHGYETDGSEKIMEKFNAKVIRYCKKITGDGEKK; encoded by the coding sequence ATGATAAGAACAGCCTGTAAAGATGATGCATCGCGTATTGCCGAAATCCACATATTCGGGTGGCGCAGCGCCTATAGGGGAATTATACCCGACAGCTATTTATTTTCGGAAATATCAGTGAACGGAAGATTCAGCAGCTTCAATGACAGCAATGAACATGAGAAAGACGATCTCTATGTCTGTGAAGAGGACAATATTATCAAAGGCTTTATGAAAAGCGGCATGTGCAGAAATGAAGATAAGCTCGACGCCTATGAGCTCTGGGGGCTCTATGTTGAACCATTGATGAAAAGGGAGGGGGTCGGATCCCAATTGTTGCGTCATTGCGAAAAAGTCGCTCTGGAAAAAGGCTGTCGTGAAAATGTACTCTGGGTTCTAGAAGACAACGCTTCCACAAGACAATTTTATAAAAAACACGGATATGAAACTGACGGGAGCGAAAAGATAATGGAAAAATTCAATGCGAAAGTGATCCGCTATTGTAAGAAAATTACCGGAGATGGAGAAAAAAAATGA
- a CDS encoding GNAT family N-acetyltransferase, with amino-acid sequence MKKLITPNLEIRNHIPSDWKDLHEYLSLPEIYKFEPGGPISVSESRALIKKRCNGDDFLAVKLRESGKMIGHLYFHRIEPERFLTWELGFIFNPDYQNHGYCTEASAALVRYAFEALDAHKITAYCNPENTSSWKVLEKIGMIREGHFKKKGFFRTDPNGNPLWHDAYAYGMLKNS; translated from the coding sequence ATGAAAAAGCTGATAACACCGAATCTTGAAATTAGAAACCACATTCCATCAGACTGGAAGGATTTGCATGAATACTTATCCTTGCCGGAGATCTATAAATTCGAACCGGGAGGCCCTATCAGCGTAAGCGAGTCCAGAGCCTTAATTAAGAAACGATGCAACGGAGATGATTTTCTCGCGGTTAAGCTCAGAGAATCTGGTAAAATGATCGGCCATCTCTATTTTCACCGGATTGAACCGGAGCGTTTTTTAACCTGGGAACTGGGTTTTATATTTAACCCTGATTATCAGAACCATGGATATTGTACGGAAGCCTCTGCGGCTTTGGTCCGCTATGCTTTTGAAGCGTTGGATGCCCATAAAATAACAGCCTACTGCAATCCCGAAAACACATCGTCCTGGAAAGTTCTGGAAAAAATCGGAATGATTCGAGAAGGGCATTTCAAGAAAAAGGGATTTTTCCGCACTGATCCAAATGGCAATCCTCTCTGGCACGATGCCTATGCATACGGAATGTTAAAAAACTCTTGA
- a CDS encoding peptidoglycan DD-metalloendopeptidase family protein, with protein MKFQNSSLLRIVLFFLTTISLWAIDRAPVYDADAEILTLCGFGPQQNEKGEWYLSKGVVLEFLEIEKIYSPLDGIVIAVESENTFPPVFFGEQQVNMIVIQFTDSTAMAIYNLKTVSRDPGELISRGQVIGLTGNRGNGEDYIIELSFIKSDAPYGELEINTLLYPDIDNDYQPRYTMEYINPFEILNPDRLNILQERK; from the coding sequence GTGAAATTTCAGAATTCGTCATTACTCAGAATAGTACTCTTCTTTTTGACAACAATAAGCCTCTGGGCAATAGACAGGGCTCCTGTCTATGATGCTGATGCAGAAATACTGACCTTGTGCGGTTTTGGACCCCAACAGAATGAAAAAGGCGAATGGTACCTGTCGAAAGGCGTCGTTCTTGAGTTTCTGGAAATAGAAAAAATATATTCGCCTCTGGACGGTATCGTGATTGCCGTAGAATCGGAAAATACTTTCCCTCCAGTCTTTTTCGGAGAACAGCAAGTCAATATGATAGTTATTCAGTTCACAGACAGCACGGCTATGGCTATCTACAATCTGAAAACAGTATCGCGAGATCCTGGAGAACTTATATCCCGGGGCCAGGTCATAGGCTTAACGGGGAATCGGGGGAACGGAGAAGATTACATAATCGAGCTCTCTTTCATAAAATCCGATGCGCCGTACGGCGAACTGGAGATTAACACTTTGCTTTATCCTGACATTGATAACGATTATCAGCCGCGGTATACAATGGAGTACATTAATCCTTTTGAAATATTAAATCCCGATAGACTGAACATCCTGCAGGAGAGAAAATGA